The window ATAATGCGGCGGTTGGCCTGATGCGGCACAATCCAATCAATTTCGTCCGCGCTCATGCCTGCGGCGGTTAAGACTTCTTCGGCAACGGCAGAAAGCTGTTTAACCGCAAATTTAAACACGCCCTGTCCGTCCATCTGCACAAAAGGCGTACCGTTTACCTGTCCACCTGCCATTTGTGCGGGAACGTTTAACAGCTTCAGATAATTGCCGTCAGCGTGCAGTTTGCTGGCGATAATGCCCGCTTCGCTGCTGCGCCCCAATACCGCCGCACCCGCGCCGTCGCCAAATAGCACACAGGTGCTGCGGTCGTTCCAATCTACAATACGGCTGAAAATTTCTGCGCCAATCACCAAAACTTTTTGCGCCATACCGCTTTGGATATAGGCGTTTGCCGTTGCCAAGGCATACATAAAGCCCGCGCACACGGCTTGCACGTCAAACGCGGGGCAACCTGCTATCCCCAATTTATTTTGCACAATGGTGGCAGTGGCGGGAAACTGCATATCGGGCGTTGCCGTTGCTACAATAATCAAATCAATTTCTTCGGCAGCCACGCCCGCATCTGCCAAAGCACGGCGGGCGGCTTCGGCAGCCAAATCGCTGGTTTTTTCGTGTTCAGCGGCAAGGTGGCGGGCTTTAATGCCTGTGCGGATGGTAATCCATTCGTCAGACGTATCCACACGTTGCGCCAATTCATCATTGCTGACGCGCTGTTCAGGCAGATAGCTGCCTGTACCGAGAATATAAGCATGGTGCATGGCAATATTCCTTAATTAATTTCTTCACAACGGCATTGTAGAACAAAATGCCCTGCCGCGCTTATGCTAGAATGGTTTTTTTCCAACCCTAATAAAAGGAACTGACCATGCGTTTATTACACACCATGTTGCGTGTAGGCGATTTAGAGAAATCACTGGCGTTTTACACCGAGGTTTTGGGCATGCAGCTGCTGCGCCGCAAAGACTACCCCGAAGGACGTTTTACTTTGGCATTTGTCGGCTACGGTGCGGAAAGCGAAACCGCTGTGATTGAGCTGACCCACAATTGGGACACCGATTCTTACGATTTGGGCAACGGTTACGGACACATCGCCTTGGAAGTAGATGATGCTTATGCTGCTTGCGATGCCGTGCGTGCCAAAGGCGGAAAAGTTACCCGCGAAGCAGGACCGATGAAACACGGCAGCACCATCATTGCCTTTGTGGAAGACCCTGACGGCTACAAAATTGAATTTATCCAAAAAAAATCGGGTAACGACACCTATTGATTGACTGTGGCGCTGTCTGCGGTATTTATACGCAGGCAGCGTTTTTTTCCTAGATAAACAATGCTGACCCTTTCCCCCCAACCCGCCCCCACTTGGGACGACCCCGTTGCCATGCTTTACGCCTGCCACGGCAATGTGCGCCGTTTTTGCAGCGAATTGCAGCGTTTGGCGCACTATTTGGCAGAAAATGGCTGCGATGCCGATGCCCGAAACAGTATCGCCCGCATCCGCCGCTACTTTAGCCAAGCCGCGCCCCTGCATCACGATGATGAAGAACAGAATTTTTTTCCTGCACTGCTGGCACACGCCCCGCACGCCGCCGATGCGGTGGCACAATTAGCCAAGGAACACCATACCCTTTCAACACTGTGGGCGCAGGTAGAAGCCCGATTTACCGCGCTGGAAAACGGCAGCAGCCACACTTTTCCCATTGGTTTGGCAAACGATTTTGCCGAAAGTTACCACCGACACATGGCATGGGAAGAGCCTTTATTTGATTTGGGCAAACAGGTTTTACCACCATCTGTATTGGCGCAAATGGGCAAGGTAATGGCGGCGCGGCGGCAGTCAGGATAAAAAACAGGCGCAAGATTGGGTTCTTGCGCCTGTGGTTTTTTGAAAAAAACTTAAACGGCTTCGGTGCGCTGCAACAACCATGCCCGCGCCGCGCCCGTGGTGTGTTCATACAGCTTGGCGCGGACTTCGGCGTGGTAGCCGTTTAACCAAGCGCGTTCGCCATCATCTAATAATGCCAAATCAATCAAACGGGTATCAATCGGACACAGGGTAACGGTTTCAAAGCACAAGAATTTGCCAAACGCGCTTTCCTGCGGCTGTGCAACAGCTTGGGTGATAATCAGGTTTTCAATACGGATGCCCCATTGTTCGGGACGGTACAGCCCTGGTTCGTTGGAAGTCAGCATACCGATTTTTAAAGCATGATGCGGATTGGCAGCAGTACGGCAGGCGATAACCTGTGGACCTTCGTGAACATTTAAAAAATAGCCCACGCCGTGTCCCGTGCCGTGTCCGTAATCGCACTGCGCCTGCCACAGCGGTAAACGGCAGATGCTGTCAATCAGTGGGGCAGGCAGGTTTTCGGGGAACACGGCGCGTGCCAAAGCAATATGCGCTTTTAAGACCAAAGTAAAATCGCGTTTGTGGGCAGCGGTGGGCGTACCGACAGGCACAACGCGGGTAATGTCGGTGGTACCGTTCAGGTATTGCGCCCCCGAATCAATCAGCAGCAAACCGTCGCCTTCAATGGTGCTGTGGGCTTCGGCGGTGGCGCGGTAGTGCGGTAATGCGCCGTTGGCGTTAAAGCCTGCAATGGTGTCAAAACTGGGCGACACATAATGCGGCTGACGGCTGCGGTGCTCAATCAGCAGGGTGTCGATGTCGCATTCGGTGAGTGGGACTTTGTCGGCAAGTTTTTGTTCTAACTCGGCAAAAAATCCGCATAACGCCACGCCGTCCTGAATCATGGCTTGGCGGATATGGGTGATTTCTGCAGGGGTTTTGCAGGATTTAAACAGCGTGGACGGATTGATTTGCGCCAATACGGACGTGCTGTCGGGCAAGTGGCGCAACACCGAAACGGCGGTTTTGGCGGGGTCGCACAACAGCGTACCGTGCAGTTGGGCGACTGTTGCGCCGATGTTGTGATAGGGGGCAAGGCTGATGCCTGCTGTTTGTAAGGTTTGTTGTGCGGCGGGACTGATGCGGGTGTGGTCGGTAAACAAGACTGCTTGTGTGTCGTTAATCAGCAGGTGCGCCAAAAACACGGGGTTATGCGAAACATCGCTGCCGCGCAAATTGGTCAGCCAAGCAATATCGTCTAGAGACGACAATAAATGATGGTCTGCGCCTGCTTCGTGCATGGCTGCGCGTACGCGGGCAAGTTTGGCGGCGGCGGTTTCGCCGCAAAATTCGGGCGGGTGCGGATAAACTTCGCTGCGCGGCAGCGGCGGACGTTCCGTCCACACTTCATGGCTTAAATCGGTATCGCATTGCAAAATTTGTTTTTTTGCCGCAAAAACTTGGCGCAGTTGCTCGGCGTTGCGCTGCGACAGCATATCTGCCGCCACACCGATACGCGCGGCTTCGGGCAGATGGTCTGCCAGCCATTGCGGATAATCTTGGTCTTCGCCCAGCTTGTGTAAGCGAATACCGCTGCCCGCCAATTGCGCCTGTGCCTGTGTCCAATAGCGGCTGTCTGCCCACAATCCTGCATAATCGGCGCACACCACCAGCGTGCCTGCCGAGCCAGTAAATCCCGACAGCCACAAGCGGCTTTGCCAGTGTTCGGGCAAGTATTCGGAAAGGTGCGGGTCGGCGGTGGGGACTATCCATGCGTCCAAAGCGTGCTGTTTCATCACGCCGCGCAAATGGGCGATGCGTTCTTTAAAAACCGTCATCATGATTCCTTAATATTTTCTAAAACGAAAAAACCTGCCACTTGGCAGGTTTCTTATCAAACAATTATGCAGCAGGGCAAAACTTATTTGGCAGCAGAAGCAGCGGCAGCTTCAGCAGTAGAAGCCATCTCTTCTTTTACTTCAGTTGCAGTGTTGGCAACAGCTTCAGCAGCAGAAGCAGCCATAGAAGCCATGTCTGCTTTTACTTCGGTTGCTTTAGAAGCAGCAGCGTCCAATACGCTGGAAGCTTCGCTGGCAGCAGTAGAAGCAGCGCTTTCAACCGCAGAAGCGGGGGTAACGGTTTGTTGGGGCGCTTCGGGGGCTTTTTGCTCACCGCCGCAAGCGGCAACAAACAGAGACATCAAAGCAACGGCTGCGAGGGATTTTTTCATAATAAACACCTATGTGTGAATGGATTGAATAAATTACGACCCGTGCACCGCTTCGTGATACGCGTTCGGATACAGGGAACCGCAGGAAAGTGCTGTATTTTGCCTGAAAATAATTTTCTGTGCAATCATTATTGCCAGCGTTATCAATACGATTGGCGCGTTTTTGCGACAAATGCCGTTGTGTTTGCGCGTAACTAGTGTATTTATACCAGTTAATTTTTTTTTAAAACAATTGTTTTAAATTGAATTGGCGCAAAACGGGCGCAAAGGGGCAAAATGTGGCAAAAAGCGTTTGTTGCGCGGCAGCGACAGAAAAAAGCGCGGTTTGTGTTATACTGCACCCCTGTTTTCGGCAGCGGTGCTGCCGTTTTTTGACACCTGCCTGAATGAAGGAAATTTGCATGAGCATTAAGAAAAATTCTGTCGTAACCCTGCACTATGAAATGTACAACGCCGACAACGAACTGATTGACAAAACTGTTGAACCCATCGCCTACCTGCACGGCGGCTACGACGGTATTTTTCCTTTGGTGGAAGAAGCCCTGCACGAAAAACACATTGGCGACAGCATTGATGTGGTTTTATCGCCCGATGATGCCTTTGGCGAGCAAGAACCCGAACTGATTCGCGTGGAAAACGCCGATGTGTTCCCCGTTGATGTGGAATTGGGTATGATGTTTGAAGCAGACGACCCCGAAACAGGCGGCATTATCGTTTACCGCGTGGTGGATGTGGCAGACGGTAAAGTGGTGGTAGACGGCAATCACCCCTTGGCAGGCATGAAAATCCGCTTTAAAGCCACAGTAGATAATATCCGCGAGGCTTCTGCCGAAGAAATCGCCCACGGTCATGTGCATGGTCCTGACGGACACCATCATCACTAAATCCTAGGGCGTGTCCCTATTTACTTATGCGGCGGTGTTTTTGGTATCAACCCGCGTCTGCCGCGTTAAAAATCCTTGCAAGGTGTCCAACCTTGCGTGGATTTTTGCCTTGCATACGCAGATTTCTACTCAAAAAACCGCTTGGCAAAGCAAATAGGGACACGCCCTAATATTGGATAAAATAAAAAAACGGCTTTCCTGATACGGGAAAGCCGTTTTGCCGTTTGGCGCGGTATTGAGAAAATGCTGAAGCCTTTGGCAATTGCCGTTATAATTGAACCATATGGCGGGCGTATGATGCTTTGCCTATATATTCACACTACACAATAAGGAACCCGTACCATGCCTTGGAATATCCCGATATTATTAACTTGGTTGCGTATTGTATTGATTCCGGTGTTTGCCGTGATTTTGTATCTGCCGACAGGCTGGCTGCCGCAGGCGGGTATCAATTGGGCGGCGGC is drawn from Conchiformibius steedae and contains these coding sequences:
- a CDS encoding aminopeptidase P family protein, which encodes MTVFKERIAHLRGVMKQHALDAWIVPTADPHLSEYLPEHWQSRLWLSGFTGSAGTLVVCADYAGLWADSRYWTQAQAQLAGSGIRLHKLGEDQDYPQWLADHLPEAARIGVAADMLSQRNAEQLRQVFAAKKQILQCDTDLSHEVWTERPPLPRSEVYPHPPEFCGETAAAKLARVRAAMHEAGADHHLLSSLDDIAWLTNLRGSDVSHNPVFLAHLLINDTQAVLFTDHTRISPAAQQTLQTAGISLAPYHNIGATVAQLHGTLLCDPAKTAVSVLRHLPDSTSVLAQINPSTLFKSCKTPAEITHIRQAMIQDGVALCGFFAELEQKLADKVPLTECDIDTLLIEHRSRQPHYVSPSFDTIAGFNANGALPHYRATAEAHSTIEGDGLLLIDSGAQYLNGTTDITRVVPVGTPTAAHKRDFTLVLKAHIALARAVFPENLPAPLIDSICRLPLWQAQCDYGHGTGHGVGYFLNVHEGPQVIACRTAANPHHALKIGMLTSNEPGLYRPEQWGIRIENLIITQAVAQPQESAFGKFLCFETVTLCPIDTRLIDLALLDDGERAWLNGYHAEVRAKLYEHTTGAARAWLLQRTEAV
- a CDS encoding FKBP-type peptidyl-prolyl cis-trans isomerase; its protein translation is MSIKKNSVVTLHYEMYNADNELIDKTVEPIAYLHGGYDGIFPLVEEALHEKHIGDSIDVVLSPDDAFGEQEPELIRVENADVFPVDVELGMMFEADDPETGGIIVYRVVDVADGKVVVDGNHPLAGMKIRFKATVDNIREASAEEIAHGHVHGPDGHHHH
- the gloA gene encoding lactoylglutathione lyase encodes the protein MRLLHTMLRVGDLEKSLAFYTEVLGMQLLRRKDYPEGRFTLAFVGYGAESETAVIELTHNWDTDSYDLGNGYGHIALEVDDAYAACDAVRAKGGKVTREAGPMKHGSTIIAFVEDPDGYKIEFIQKKSGNDTY
- a CDS encoding beta-ketoacyl-ACP synthase III encodes the protein MHHAYILGTGSYLPEQRVSNDELAQRVDTSDEWITIRTGIKARHLAAEHEKTSDLAAEAARRALADAGVAAEEIDLIIVATATPDMQFPATATIVQNKLGIAGCPAFDVQAVCAGFMYALATANAYIQSGMAQKVLVIGAEIFSRIVDWNDRSTCVLFGDGAGAAVLGRSSEAGIIASKLHADGNYLKLLNVPAQMAGGQVNGTPFVQMDGQGVFKFAVKQLSAVAEEVLTAAGMSADEIDWIVPHQANRRIIEATAKHLGLGMDKVIVTVAEHANTSAASIPLALDAGIKDGRIQRGQTLLLEGIGGGFAWGAVLLKY
- a CDS encoding hemerythrin domain-containing protein — its product is MLTLSPQPAPTWDDPVAMLYACHGNVRRFCSELQRLAHYLAENGCDADARNSIARIRRYFSQAAPLHHDDEEQNFFPALLAHAPHAADAVAQLAKEHHTLSTLWAQVEARFTALENGSSHTFPIGLANDFAESYHRHMAWEEPLFDLGKQVLPPSVLAQMGKVMAARRQSG